The sequence below is a genomic window from Harmonia axyridis chromosome 1, icHarAxyr1.1, whole genome shotgun sequence.
GGTGAGACAGAGTCATCCCTCCACGATGGAGTGGAaggtgtcttgggcagagatcgctggattgtcCGAGCGAACTCTGGACGAAACACCACAATCCTCAGAAATTTGGCCCAAAAACGAATCACCAGAGAATAATCAATATCAATCTACTTTTCAAGGGTTGTATAACGAAACAGGCTCAACCAGAATAGGATTTTTTTCTGGGTCTGATTGCATTCGAAACCTCctttccaaaataaaaattttactgTTCTTAAATTTCCCATTTTGCCCagtataaatatgaaaaattatttcgttatttccaaGCTTTAGAACTGGCGAATGCGCTGGacaaatctgaaatattgtaTAATCTAAAAAATTTTGATAGCAGGGTCATAAGAGAGCGAACCGTGGCTATGTAGcgaaatttttaagaaaaattctgatttatatgtgaaaattttgaaattctaagTTATATTTCGTAATTTTAGATCAAAATTACGAgttcaaacttgaaatttttattttgatagcCTTCCATCAGGGCttagtataataataatatagtttattctcgATAAACAtcaatcacagaggcgtgagcctgtacgtgattaTAAAAATGCTTGAACGAGACTTCTATCAAAAAACATATACATACACATAATTCGGGAGTGGGTTCTTTCCATCTGATAGCAGCAAAAGGATATACCTCTGAGTCGAAGTAAACGGGGTTTCCATTCATACCAAAACCTACTTGTTCCCTGTTTCCAGCCATTCTTAGATGCCAATGAGTAGATCGAATACCTACATGCAGTGGAATTATAGAAGGAAAACGTAAAGATTTCCTCAAAATAGGTACGATAAATTGAGACATATTTGTGTGTTCTTATCACTAAACtctttaaaaattgaaacaatttttcgatACGTTACTAtggttttcaaatattttttgagtATTGTTAATGAttggttaaattttttttatcaaaaggCCTACCTATATACGAAGAGCCAAATAAAAATGCCTTCATCAtagaattgaattatttcaatgacaGATAATGACAGTAATGATACTACATAACCGCAAATTATCATATGATTTGGTATGTCATCTAAATTTATTGTTTACCAATCAATAGattcatatttaaataaagTATTTGATAATGGCCAGTACAGAAATCAATTGGCCTTGGCAATATAGCTTTCCACCTTTTTTTACACTTCAACCTACAGCCCAAACGAGATCCAAACAATTAGCTGCTTGGAAAACACTTATATTAGACTATTGTCGTCAAACTAAAACCTTCACTCTTGATGTCAGGGAAGCAGGAGAGtgtccattattttataattcttcAATCAACAGAAGACTGCCGTCTGATGTTATAGTTTCTGTTTTATCTGAATTATCCAAAAGTTCGAATTGTACCGCTTTAGACAAAGCGAAAAATAGATGGGAAATTTATTGGCATACGTTAGAAGAATGGGCTTCTATGATTTATGGATACATTTGTGATGTTGGATTACAGAATACTGTCCTTACTTTTTATGAATTAACTAATGGAAAAGATATTGAGGGACAAGAATTCGCAGGTATGCAAACAGAAGTTCTGATTAAAGTTCTGAGAGTTCTAGAAGATGAAAGGAAATGTGAATTGATTTTATCTGATGATATGCAAGGAGTAAAATTTTTTTAGGTTATTGTGATAAGTATTTTATCGTTAAAGGCTAACTTaatttcataattaaataattgtaTATTTATGCACTGTTTTTTTGCTAACATTCTTGTATAtgattaaaaaataatattttagtaAGGAGATTTTTTCTATACTTCCGACATATTTCCACAAAACAGTATTTTATCCAAATCAATGAACTAGTAAGTTCAGTGAGTTGAATACctttagttttttcgaaataaggGAGGAATTATTATACTGAGAGGAACTGCAATTTTTCCTAATGCATATAAGACTTATGTTATTGCATTTCTGAGCGCTCATTcttttggaatatatttatatCCTAGTATTTGAAACAATTCTATTTAACAAGCTTATATTAACGGTTAtccattcaagaatttttttttcaatttaatatatcAAAAAAGATCAAttaataatctgaattttttcccCAAGTTACGTTTTGCAGCAATTCAGATAAATAGCCAACTTCAAAATTCCtatcttcaatttcaattcatttttggtTTCACCATAGATTTCAAACTGAAGTCAAAAAGGATATTTCCATAAAAGCTGTAATTCCTATGGGTGCATCTACTACCCATATCAGACATGTCCATAACAAATTTCGTCAAAATTGTATAAAAACTGTAGAAGCTGCTACATAGACATGAAAACGATTTCAGAATGTCTAAATTCAACTATgtgaacattttgaaaattgcCCTTCATCTTAAAAGTGCTTACACTTTCCTAATTTACCCATAAAACAATGGTAATTCCTCATTGAAGGAgagtaataaaacaaaaataagtaaaattcttttttttctattatatacTTCGTAACTTAATACATTTATTACAATATTTATGTatgtacatttttttataatacatcCACAAAACATATAATGAGAATCTTCATATAaaacaatatataaaaatttgtttttttttggttgctGAATCATAAGAAGTCCATATCTAAAGCATTGTATAATGCAAGTATTTCACTATGACTATTTATTCTCCAAAAGGGGAAATTTAAAGCTTTTGCAGCCGATTCTTCATCAGGTCCATCACCAATCACAACATAAGTACATTTTCTCCCAAATCTTGTCACTATACGCTCGAAACAGCTTTCTTTACCTGTAAATTGAATTGATcgttttgaatacaaatatcaaattgtaaaattattaatcaaattatttcaaaatcagtAGTCTGCTAAGAAAGTTGAATTCATAAAGAAAATCATT
It includes:
- the LOC123680666 gene encoding vacuolar protein-sorting-associated protein 25, whose product is MASTEINWPWQYSFPPFFTLQPTAQTRSKQLAAWKTLILDYCRQTKTFTLDVREAGECPLFYNSSINRRLPSDVIVSVLSELSKSSNCTALDKAKNRWEIYWHTLEEWASMIYGYICDVGLQNTVLTFYELTNGKDIEGQEFAGMQTEVLIKVLRVLEDERKCELILSDDMQGVKFF